One Leopardus geoffroyi isolate Oge1 chromosome B1, O.geoffroyi_Oge1_pat1.0, whole genome shotgun sequence DNA window includes the following coding sequences:
- the PIGG gene encoding GPI ethanolamine phosphate transferase 2 isoform X7 — MDNILMKIHTSLLSEERENLSPNLLVLCGDHGMSETGSHGASSMEEVNTPLILISSAFERKPGDIRHAKHVQQTDLAATLAIGLGLPIPENSVGSLLFPSIEGRPVREQLRFLHLNAVQLSKLLQENVPSYKKEPGFEQFKMAERLHGNWIRLYLEENTSEVLFNLGTKVRRQYLDALRTLSLSLSRQVAQYDIYSMLVGTVMVLEVLTLLLLSIPQALSSKAELEVPLWSPVFSLLFYLMFLVLSALHVIVCTSAESSCYFCGLSWLMAGGVMVLISALLCAVVSALAKMFASGKLLSKNPAHPNSRWSELDVVILLGTMGHVLSLGASSFIEEEHQTWYFLVNTLCLALCHEIYRNCVLGDDCEPRRCSHGERGFVNTAPALPDRSIGHDELEPHRASKSPTSLNTLRGWEKWMAMASPWVILTCCRLLRSLNQTGVQWAHRPDLGHWLTSSDHKAELSVLAALSLIMIFALVQRRCSLTSKVAMALGLLGVYCYRAAIGNVLFPWQRDSKDISKGLIEARFVHVFVLGILFTGTKDLLKSQVIAADFTIKTVGLWEIYSGLVLLAALLFRPHNLPVLVFSLLIQTIMTKFIWKPLRHDAAEITVMHYWFGQAFFYFQGNSNNIATVDISAGFVGLDTYMEVPAVFLTAFATFAGPVLWASHLVSFLSSETSSGSALSHACFCYALICSFPVSAYIILVTSLRYHLFIWSVFSPKLLYEGMHILITAAICVFFTAMDQTNTKS; from the exons gtgACATCAGACATGCAAAGCATGTTCAACAGACTGACTTGGCTGCAACCTTAGCAATAGGCCTTGGTCTGCCGATTCCAGAGAACAGCGTTGGTAGTCTCCTGTTCCCCTCCATAGAAGGGAGACCAGTGAGAGAACAGTTGaggtttttacatttaaatgcaGTGCAGCTCAGCAAATTGTTGCAAGAGAACGTGCCATCATACAAAAAAG AGCCTGGGTTTGAGCAGTTTAAAATGGCAGAGAGGTTGCATGGGAACTGGATCAGACTGTACTTGGAGGAAAATACCTCGGAAGTCCTGTTCAACCTGGGAACCAAGGTTCGCAGGCAGTACTTGGATGCCCTGAGGACTCTGAGCCTATCCCTGAGCAGACAGGTGGCTCAGTACGACATCTACTCGATGCTGGTGGGGACCGTCATGGTTCTGGAG GTTCTAACCCTGCTCCTGCTCAGCATCCCGCAAGCACTGAGCAGCAAGGCTGAATTGGAAGTTCCTCTGTGGTCGCCTGTGTTTTCTCTGCTGTTTTATTTGATGTTTCTGGTTCTTTCTGCTCTTCACGTCATTGTGTGCACCTCAGCTGAGAGTTCCTGCTATTTCTGTGGCCTCTCCTGGCTGATGGCAGGTGGAGTGATGGTGTTGATCTCCGCACTGCTCTGTGCGGTTGTGTCTGCTCTTGCCAAGATGTTTGCCAGCGGAAAGCTCCTGAGCAAG AATCCAGCCCATCCAAACTCACGATGGTCAGAGTTGGATGTTGTTATCTTGTTGGGGACCATGGGCCACGTGCTGAGTCTGGGCGCAAGCAGCTTCATCGAGGAAGAGCACCAGACCTGGTACTTCCTCGTTAAcaccctgtgtctggctctgtgtcaCGAAATCTACAGAAACTGCGTTCTGGGCGACGACTGTGAGCCCCGGCGATGCTCGCACGGGGAGCGGGGGTTTGTCAACACTGCACCAGCGTTACCGGACAGGAGCATCGGCCATGACGAGCTAGAGCCCCACAGAGCGTCTAAGAGCCCCACTTCCCTTAACACGCTCAGAGGCTGGGAGAAGTGGATGGCGATGGCAAGCCCCTGGGTGATACTTACCTGCTGCCGGCTGCTGCGGTCACTAAACCAGACGGGTGTGCAGTGGGCCCACCGGCCTGACCTGGGGCACTGGCTCACCAg TTCTGATCATAAAGCTGAGCTCTCCGTTCTGGCCGCCCTCTCACTCATCATGATTTTTGCGCTGGTGCAGAGGAGGTGCTCCCTGACGTCAAAAGTAGCCATGGCACTTGGCCTCCTGGGTGTCTACTGCTACCGGGCAGCCATTGGAAATGTCCTGTTCCCATGGCAACGAGACAGCAAAGACATTTCCAA gggtcTTATTGAAGCTCGTTTTGTTCATGTCTTTGTCCTGGGCATTCTGTTCACGGGCACCAAAGACTTGCTTAAATCTCAAGTCATTGCTGCAGACTTCACAATCAAGACTGTGGGTTTATGGGAGATATATAGTGGATTAGTTCTTCTGGCTGCTTTGCTTTTTAGACCACATAATCTTCCAGTTTTAGTATTTAGCCTCTTGATTCAGACTATAATGACTAAATTCATCTGGAAGCCCCTGAGGCATGATGCAGCTGAGATCACTGTAATGCATTATTGGTTTGGTCAAGCATTCTTCTATTTCCAG GGCAACTCCAACAACATAGCCACGGTGGACATCTCAGCGGGCTTCGTGGGCCTGGACACCTACATGGAGGTCCCAGCTGTGTTCCTGACCGCATTTGCAACGTTCGCAGGACCCGTGCTGTGGGCCAGCCACTTAGTGAGCTTCCTGAGCTCAGAAACCAGCAG TGGTTCTGCACTGAGTCATGCTTGCTTCTGCTACGCACTGATCTGTTCTTTTCCAGTTTCTGCGTATATCATTTTGGTGACATCCCTGCgttaccatttatttatatggAGTGTGTTTTCTCCAAAACTTCTTTATGAGGGAATGCACATCCTCATCACAGCTGCCATCTGTGTGTTCTTCACAGCCATGGATCAAACCAACACAAAGTCATAG
- the PIGG gene encoding GPI ethanolamine phosphate transferase 2 isoform X8 → MAERLHGNWIRLYLEENTSEVLFNLGTKVRRQYLDALRTLSLSLSRQVAQYDIYSMLVGTVMVLEVLTLLLLSIPQALSSKAELEVPLWSPVFSLLFYLMFLVLSALHVIVCTSAESSCYFCGLSWLMAGGVMVLISALLCAVVSALAKMFASGKLLSKNPAHPNSRWSELDVVILLGTMGHVLSLGASSFIEEEHQTWYFLVNTLCLALCHEIYRNCVLGDDCEPRRCSHGERGFVNTAPALPDRSIGHDELEPHRASKSPTSLNTLRGWEKWMAMASPWVILTCCRLLRSLNQTGVQWAHRPDLGHWLTSSDHKAELSVLAALSLIMIFALVQRRCSLTSKVAMALGLLGVYCYRAAIGNVLFPWQRDSKDISKGLIEARFVHVFVLGILFTGTKDLLKSQVIAADFTIKTVGLWEIYSGLVLLAALLFRPHNLPVLVFSLLIQTIMTKFIWKPLRHDAAEITVMHYWFGQAFFYFQGNSNNIATVDISAGFVGLDTYMEVPAVFLTAFATFAGPVLWASHLVSFLSSETSSGSALSHACFCYALICSFPVSAYIILVTSLRYHLFIWSVFSPKLLYEGMHILITAAICVFFTAMDQTNTKS, encoded by the exons ATGGCAGAGAGGTTGCATGGGAACTGGATCAGACTGTACTTGGAGGAAAATACCTCGGAAGTCCTGTTCAACCTGGGAACCAAGGTTCGCAGGCAGTACTTGGATGCCCTGAGGACTCTGAGCCTATCCCTGAGCAGACAGGTGGCTCAGTACGACATCTACTCGATGCTGGTGGGGACCGTCATGGTTCTGGAG GTTCTAACCCTGCTCCTGCTCAGCATCCCGCAAGCACTGAGCAGCAAGGCTGAATTGGAAGTTCCTCTGTGGTCGCCTGTGTTTTCTCTGCTGTTTTATTTGATGTTTCTGGTTCTTTCTGCTCTTCACGTCATTGTGTGCACCTCAGCTGAGAGTTCCTGCTATTTCTGTGGCCTCTCCTGGCTGATGGCAGGTGGAGTGATGGTGTTGATCTCCGCACTGCTCTGTGCGGTTGTGTCTGCTCTTGCCAAGATGTTTGCCAGCGGAAAGCTCCTGAGCAAG AATCCAGCCCATCCAAACTCACGATGGTCAGAGTTGGATGTTGTTATCTTGTTGGGGACCATGGGCCACGTGCTGAGTCTGGGCGCAAGCAGCTTCATCGAGGAAGAGCACCAGACCTGGTACTTCCTCGTTAAcaccctgtgtctggctctgtgtcaCGAAATCTACAGAAACTGCGTTCTGGGCGACGACTGTGAGCCCCGGCGATGCTCGCACGGGGAGCGGGGGTTTGTCAACACTGCACCAGCGTTACCGGACAGGAGCATCGGCCATGACGAGCTAGAGCCCCACAGAGCGTCTAAGAGCCCCACTTCCCTTAACACGCTCAGAGGCTGGGAGAAGTGGATGGCGATGGCAAGCCCCTGGGTGATACTTACCTGCTGCCGGCTGCTGCGGTCACTAAACCAGACGGGTGTGCAGTGGGCCCACCGGCCTGACCTGGGGCACTGGCTCACCAg TTCTGATCATAAAGCTGAGCTCTCCGTTCTGGCCGCCCTCTCACTCATCATGATTTTTGCGCTGGTGCAGAGGAGGTGCTCCCTGACGTCAAAAGTAGCCATGGCACTTGGCCTCCTGGGTGTCTACTGCTACCGGGCAGCCATTGGAAATGTCCTGTTCCCATGGCAACGAGACAGCAAAGACATTTCCAA gggtcTTATTGAAGCTCGTTTTGTTCATGTCTTTGTCCTGGGCATTCTGTTCACGGGCACCAAAGACTTGCTTAAATCTCAAGTCATTGCTGCAGACTTCACAATCAAGACTGTGGGTTTATGGGAGATATATAGTGGATTAGTTCTTCTGGCTGCTTTGCTTTTTAGACCACATAATCTTCCAGTTTTAGTATTTAGCCTCTTGATTCAGACTATAATGACTAAATTCATCTGGAAGCCCCTGAGGCATGATGCAGCTGAGATCACTGTAATGCATTATTGGTTTGGTCAAGCATTCTTCTATTTCCAG GGCAACTCCAACAACATAGCCACGGTGGACATCTCAGCGGGCTTCGTGGGCCTGGACACCTACATGGAGGTCCCAGCTGTGTTCCTGACCGCATTTGCAACGTTCGCAGGACCCGTGCTGTGGGCCAGCCACTTAGTGAGCTTCCTGAGCTCAGAAACCAGCAG TGGTTCTGCACTGAGTCATGCTTGCTTCTGCTACGCACTGATCTGTTCTTTTCCAGTTTCTGCGTATATCATTTTGGTGACATCCCTGCgttaccatttatttatatggAGTGTGTTTTCTCCAAAACTTCTTTATGAGGGAATGCACATCCTCATCACAGCTGCCATCTGTGTGTTCTTCACAGCCATGGATCAAACCAACACAAAGTCATAG
- the PIGG gene encoding GPI ethanolamine phosphate transferase 2 isoform X9, whose product MQCSSANCCKRTCHHTKKNPAHPNSRWSELDVVILLGTMGHVLSLGASSFIEEEHQTWYFLVNTLCLALCHEIYRNCVLGDDCEPRRCSHGERGFVNTAPALPDRSIGHDELEPHRASKSPTSLNTLRGWEKWMAMASPWVILTCCRLLRSLNQTGVQWAHRPDLGHWLTSSDHKAELSVLAALSLIMIFALVQRRCSLTSKVAMALGLLGVYCYRAAIGNVLFPWQRDSKDISKGLIEARFVHVFVLGILFTGTKDLLKSQVIAADFTIKTVGLWEIYSGLVLLAALLFRPHNLPVLVFSLLIQTIMTKFIWKPLRHDAAEITVMHYWFGQAFFYFQGNSNNIATVDISAGFVGLDTYMEVPAVFLTAFATFAGPVLWASHLVSFLSSETSSGSALSHACFCYALICSFPVSAYIILVTSLRYHLFIWSVFSPKLLYEGMHILITAAICVFFTAMDQTNTKS is encoded by the exons atgcaGTGCAGCTCAGCAAATTGTTGCAAGAGAACGTGCCATCATACAAAAAAG AATCCAGCCCATCCAAACTCACGATGGTCAGAGTTGGATGTTGTTATCTTGTTGGGGACCATGGGCCACGTGCTGAGTCTGGGCGCAAGCAGCTTCATCGAGGAAGAGCACCAGACCTGGTACTTCCTCGTTAAcaccctgtgtctggctctgtgtcaCGAAATCTACAGAAACTGCGTTCTGGGCGACGACTGTGAGCCCCGGCGATGCTCGCACGGGGAGCGGGGGTTTGTCAACACTGCACCAGCGTTACCGGACAGGAGCATCGGCCATGACGAGCTAGAGCCCCACAGAGCGTCTAAGAGCCCCACTTCCCTTAACACGCTCAGAGGCTGGGAGAAGTGGATGGCGATGGCAAGCCCCTGGGTGATACTTACCTGCTGCCGGCTGCTGCGGTCACTAAACCAGACGGGTGTGCAGTGGGCCCACCGGCCTGACCTGGGGCACTGGCTCACCAg TTCTGATCATAAAGCTGAGCTCTCCGTTCTGGCCGCCCTCTCACTCATCATGATTTTTGCGCTGGTGCAGAGGAGGTGCTCCCTGACGTCAAAAGTAGCCATGGCACTTGGCCTCCTGGGTGTCTACTGCTACCGGGCAGCCATTGGAAATGTCCTGTTCCCATGGCAACGAGACAGCAAAGACATTTCCAA gggtcTTATTGAAGCTCGTTTTGTTCATGTCTTTGTCCTGGGCATTCTGTTCACGGGCACCAAAGACTTGCTTAAATCTCAAGTCATTGCTGCAGACTTCACAATCAAGACTGTGGGTTTATGGGAGATATATAGTGGATTAGTTCTTCTGGCTGCTTTGCTTTTTAGACCACATAATCTTCCAGTTTTAGTATTTAGCCTCTTGATTCAGACTATAATGACTAAATTCATCTGGAAGCCCCTGAGGCATGATGCAGCTGAGATCACTGTAATGCATTATTGGTTTGGTCAAGCATTCTTCTATTTCCAG GGCAACTCCAACAACATAGCCACGGTGGACATCTCAGCGGGCTTCGTGGGCCTGGACACCTACATGGAGGTCCCAGCTGTGTTCCTGACCGCATTTGCAACGTTCGCAGGACCCGTGCTGTGGGCCAGCCACTTAGTGAGCTTCCTGAGCTCAGAAACCAGCAG TGGTTCTGCACTGAGTCATGCTTGCTTCTGCTACGCACTGATCTGTTCTTTTCCAGTTTCTGCGTATATCATTTTGGTGACATCCCTGCgttaccatttatttatatggAGTGTGTTTTCTCCAAAACTTCTTTATGAGGGAATGCACATCCTCATCACAGCTGCCATCTGTGTGTTCTTCACAGCCATGGATCAAACCAACACAAAGTCATAG